One region of Limisphaerales bacterium genomic DNA includes:
- a CDS encoding sigma-54-dependent Fis family transcriptional regulator, with protein MSIEKVIMVAQEEFLRKQVSQYLRKKRIDVAECGTIQEAHDFMGKGNFDLMLLDQSLPDGEGAEFLEEVNLRPAKPMVVMMGAEGSVDLAVQCMAKGAFDYLLKPFSNEQVEIILRKAEQFAQVLNVNQFLTSQEAEDPENEILGESDSTNQLRKLIRRVAQTNATVLIQGENGTGKELVAHAMHRNSNRKDGPFIKLNCAALPENLVESELFGHEKGSFTGATNKREGRFELAHGGTIFLDEISELSLPLQSKLLRVLQEREFERVGGNRTIKVDVRVVAATNRKLDQSVEKNEFRQDLYFRLNVVPVHVPPLREREGDVPLLAEAFCQRFIRNHGVPVKGLAPASITALQAHDWPGNIRELQNVLERAVILCGEDGYIHPEQLGLTAPPQAGAGDAPTGAIEDKPAGTAAATTVSNGAPAKLADLEKQHILSTLKQCEGNRTRTAETLDINIRTLRNKLNEYKEQGEPVD; from the coding sequence ATGTCCATCGAGAAAGTCATCATGGTCGCGCAGGAAGAATTCCTCCGCAAACAGGTCTCGCAATACCTGCGTAAAAAACGCATCGACGTCGCCGAGTGCGGCACCATCCAGGAAGCCCACGATTTCATGGGCAAAGGCAATTTCGATTTGATGTTGCTCGACCAATCGTTGCCCGACGGCGAGGGCGCGGAGTTTTTGGAAGAGGTCAACCTCCGCCCCGCCAAACCGATGGTGGTGATGATGGGCGCCGAAGGCTCGGTGGATCTCGCCGTGCAATGCATGGCCAAGGGCGCGTTTGATTATCTACTCAAACCGTTTTCCAATGAACAGGTGGAAATCATTCTGCGCAAGGCCGAGCAATTCGCGCAGGTCCTCAACGTCAATCAATTCCTAACCAGCCAGGAAGCCGAGGATCCGGAAAACGAAATCCTTGGCGAAAGCGATTCCACCAACCAACTCCGCAAACTCATTCGTCGCGTCGCCCAAACCAACGCCACCGTGCTCATCCAGGGCGAAAACGGCACCGGCAAAGAACTCGTCGCCCACGCGATGCATCGCAACTCCAACCGCAAGGACGGCCCTTTCATCAAACTCAACTGCGCCGCGCTGCCGGAGAATCTCGTAGAAAGCGAACTCTTCGGGCACGAAAAAGGATCCTTCACCGGTGCCACCAACAAACGCGAAGGCCGCTTCGAGCTGGCCCACGGCGGCACGATTTTCCTCGATGAAATCAGCGAACTTTCCCTGCCGCTTCAAAGCAAACTGCTGCGCGTTTTGCAGGAACGCGAGTTCGAACGCGTCGGCGGCAACCGCACCATCAAAGTCGATGTGCGCGTGGTGGCCGCCACCAACCGCAAGCTCGATCAAAGCGTAGAGAAAAATGAATTCCGGCAGGACCTCTATTTCCGCCTCAACGTGGTGCCCGTGCACGTGCCGCCGCTGCGCGAACGCGAAGGCGATGTGCCGCTGTTGGCCGAAGCCTTTTGCCAGCGCTTCATCCGCAACCACGGCGTGCCGGTGAAAGGGCTCGCGCCCGCATCCATCACCGCACTCCAAGCGCACGATTGGCCCGGCAACATTCGCGAACTGCAAAACGTCCTCGAACGCGCGGTGATCCTCTGCGGCGAAGACGGCTACATCCATCCCGAACAACTCGGCCTCACCGCCCCACCCCAAGCCGGCGCAGGCGATGCCCCCACCGGCGCCATCGAAGACAAACCCGCCGGGACTGCAGCGGCAACAACCGTTTCCAACGGCGCGCCAGCCAAGTTGGCGGATCTCGAAAAGCAGCACATTCTTTCCACGCTCAAACAATGCGAGGGCAACCGCACGCGCACCGCCGAGACACTGGACATCAACATCCGCACCCTGCGCAACAAGCTCAACGAATACAAAGAGCAGGGCGAGCCGGTCGATTGA
- a CDS encoding flagellar basal body L-ring protein FlgH: MKHTFTLALTLALAGSALADSLWKDGSSRGPALDKTARAIGDILFVSISESATVDRDNKSTTSRVGSANAGITSFLFGTQAGTSTGSQLGKHQGTFPKMEFTNTTTHEGKGTTKNVDKITAKFGVRVVDVLPNNTMVIEGMRQTSYGGETQVAILRGTVRREDVDSSNMVMSERLADLQIRYVNTGVISDSQNKGWFLKFWDKVSPF, encoded by the coding sequence ATGAAACACACTTTTACACTCGCACTCACCCTCGCTTTGGCCGGCAGTGCCCTGGCGGATTCACTTTGGAAAGATGGCTCCAGCCGCGGCCCGGCCCTGGATAAAACTGCCCGCGCGATTGGCGACATTCTGTTTGTATCCATTTCCGAATCGGCCACGGTGGATCGGGATAATAAGAGCACCACCAGCCGCGTGGGCTCGGCCAACGCAGGCATCACTAGTTTTTTGTTTGGCACTCAGGCGGGCACCTCCACGGGAAGCCAGTTGGGCAAGCATCAAGGCACTTTCCCGAAAATGGAATTTACCAATACCACCACACACGAGGGTAAAGGCACTACGAAAAACGTGGATAAAATTACCGCCAAATTCGGTGTGCGCGTGGTGGATGTGCTACCGAATAACACGATGGTGATCGAGGGCATGCGCCAAACTTCTTATGGCGGTGAAACGCAGGTCGCCATTTTGCGCGGCACGGTGCGGCGCGAGGATGTTGATTCCTCCAATATGGTGATGAGCGAGCGTCTGGCCGATTTGCAGATTCGTTACGTGAACACTGGCGTTATCTCCGACTCGCAAAACAAGGGTTGGTTCCTGAAATTCTGGGACAAAGTAAGCCCATTTTAA
- a CDS encoding flagellin gives MVINTNIGAARSARLLADSTSKLNGALSRLASGSKIVSPQDDAAGLAVATKFDAQISRNNAASNNVSSALSYSQTQDGFLGKVSKALDRMSELMNLANDSTKSSNDKANYNTEFTDLKNYISDLGTKEFNGVSLFDGSGLAVTKDSEGNTWTLNASDLNDTDITSVIASGFTVTSTMSTLTTSIENVSTHRAQIGGNIQRLNLTNEQLGILSENLSASVSRIKDVDVATESTQFARYNILVQSGTAMLAQANLLPQSALRLLQ, from the coding sequence ATGGTAATAAATACAAATATCGGTGCGGCCCGCAGTGCGCGTTTGCTCGCAGATTCCACAAGCAAGTTGAATGGTGCCTTAAGCCGCTTGGCTTCAGGTTCGAAGATCGTTTCACCTCAAGATGATGCTGCCGGTTTGGCTGTCGCGACAAAGTTCGACGCCCAGATCAGCCGGAACAACGCTGCTTCCAACAACGTCTCAAGCGCGCTGTCCTACAGCCAAACTCAGGATGGCTTTCTCGGAAAAGTCTCCAAAGCTTTGGACCGTATGAGTGAGTTGATGAACCTTGCAAACGATTCGACGAAGTCCTCGAATGACAAGGCCAACTACAACACGGAGTTCACTGACCTGAAGAATTACATCAGCGATTTGGGCACCAAAGAGTTCAACGGCGTGAGCTTGTTCGACGGTTCCGGCCTGGCCGTGACCAAAGACAGCGAAGGCAATACTTGGACGCTGAACGCCAGTGACCTGAACGATACGGACATCACCTCCGTGATCGCCTCCGGTTTCACTGTGACCAGCACCATGAGCACCTTGACCACGTCGATCGAAAACGTGTCGACTCACCGTGCGCAAATCGGTGGTAACATTCAGCGCCTGAACCTCACCAACGAGCAGCTCGGCATTCTGAGTGAGAACCTGTCCGCTTCCGTGAGCCGCATCAAAGATGTGGACGTCGCGACGGAGAGCACTCAGTTCGCCCGCTACAACATCCTGGTCCAATCCGGTACCGCGATGCTGGCGCAAGCCAACCTCCTGCCGCAGTCGGCCCTCCGCCTCCTGCAGTAG
- a CDS encoding flagellar basal body P-ring protein FlgI, with translation MKHLQIPFWAMIPLFAFGQQAGITIPPAANPSANLRTVSPLRANAVGGGVRIKDIAFFKGEHPNGIHGVGVVTGLNNTGDKDTIYSKQAISNLLKHYGINVPASSVSTKNSAVVTLTANLNPYAKKGSRIDISINSMGDATSLTGGYLHMAPLTAGGRVFALASGPLSNNSFSLGTGNAQVTKNHPTGGILVNGAVVEREVPVTLVEDGFMEIFLRTPDKVLAARMKEAILGQAQRLGGVGNFATAIDGGTIRIKVPDQFRAAPVDFAAQLQAITVVPDSRAVVVMNERTGTIVATSRVRVLSCAVAHGNIYLTVAKSEDISQPNALSQTGTTQRVPADVAKVTEGGGGLHVFPELPTVQEVSEALNSLGATPRDMMTIFSAMKEAGALQAELKMQ, from the coding sequence ATGAAACATTTACAAATTCCATTCTGGGCAATGATTCCGCTGTTCGCCTTCGGGCAACAAGCGGGCATCACAATTCCGCCAGCCGCCAATCCCTCCGCCAACTTGCGGACCGTCAGCCCGCTGCGCGCCAATGCGGTGGGCGGAGGCGTGCGGATCAAGGACATCGCCTTTTTCAAGGGCGAACATCCCAATGGTATCCACGGCGTGGGCGTGGTCACCGGCCTAAACAACACCGGCGACAAAGATACGATTTATTCCAAACAAGCGATTTCCAACTTACTGAAGCATTATGGCATCAACGTGCCCGCCAGCTCGGTATCCACCAAAAACTCCGCCGTGGTGACACTAACGGCGAACCTGAACCCCTACGCCAAGAAAGGTTCGCGAATTGATATTTCCATCAACTCCATGGGAGACGCCACCTCGTTGACCGGCGGCTACCTGCACATGGCACCGCTGACCGCGGGCGGGCGGGTGTTTGCATTGGCCAGCGGGCCGCTCAGTAACAATTCTTTTTCCCTCGGCACCGGCAATGCGCAGGTGACGAAGAACCATCCTACCGGTGGCATCTTGGTCAATGGCGCGGTGGTGGAACGGGAAGTGCCAGTCACTCTTGTGGAGGATGGTTTTATGGAAATCTTTCTGCGCACGCCGGACAAAGTGCTGGCGGCGCGGATGAAGGAGGCCATCCTCGGTCAGGCACAGCGCCTTGGCGGTGTGGGTAATTTCGCCACGGCCATTGATGGCGGCACCATCCGCATCAAAGTGCCGGATCAGTTTCGCGCCGCGCCGGTGGATTTCGCCGCGCAGTTGCAAGCCATCACCGTGGTGCCCGATTCCCGGGCGGTCGTGGTAATGAATGAACGCACCGGCACCATCGTGGCCACTTCCCGCGTGCGGGTGCTCAGCTGCGCGGTGGCGCATGGCAACATTTATCTTACGGTGGCCAAGAGCGAAGATATTTCGCAGCCCAACGCGTTGTCGCAAACAGGCACCACCCAGCGGGTGCCGGCGGATGTAGCGAAGGTCACCGAAGGCGGTGGCGGTCTGCACGTGTTTCCTGAGCTGCCCACGGTGCAGGAAGTTTCCGAAGCGCTCAACAGCCTCGGCGCGACCCCGCGCGATATGATGACAATTTTTTCCGCGATGAAAGAAGCCGGCGCGCTGCAGGCTGAATTGAAGATGCAGTAA
- a CDS encoding tetratricopeptide repeat protein, whose protein sequence is MNPTRQILLLTLLLASGVLHAAKPAAPPAPTAINADALAAKEAVQKLANRLTPSLPPMRIGIPTPMEEYGLSIGDITVTRVYNPLGQLALNKHLLLSRRLNRVTNPWEELAPGTAIEVDGRKAVIVQIEPAAAPKDLGAANLRVTIRAQEIGGPEMRLTWQQELLTLNHRVEAKERRGIVNRVKNELRVGSHLIVEGNRAIITALSLTALAGAAREANPPHTLRARYSGISSPPGELTGQENRAESRSEPTWHFLHKPTSGGAHTQPRTMADSSIRMVTWSFVQRSVDGNPDPEGVKPSVIIVHRRRGLVTRIEAPVDDPNVARIEAQFSFDGRVLNRSFDWQLTRNAARNVQWELRPHPSETYVLMYAVNDPNIRFQVTPRSLIEANERAMASLHSMRNPNAARPTLGHIPNFSTNSVEQQLRILDNIYQSDASQVIKGEAKRQTVITLAQRYERRAIHKKSLANEQKLRAKMALAAARHLELNAWANQRKADLLRYQLPTADLSALELGADLARPKDLEMTLTTIGDADQAVAEYEQATQSKSLSDKAQDYAEFFRKARVQGNRADELRADAKKRRATIHDYESETTQLYLRSLKMWQEYILRTEGLQKEERGLFDRGLVDNPLPPDPLIPEILLRQGWIYRELGLPEESVDTFFGVLASSIRQQVDNLVRFDRISLVAQSQIANAYYEAPQKLEDYQLAVEKLQIIMKQPADERAEDHELDLEQIQLRYMRAVYNAIRAIDRRLTRDNRRLKMLSNSTLASDKLQSQIAVLAKDRNEHWRSLAEQSALFIEQYTKTLSRQSVRYDGEVRYYKILAHQALGNEQHVQREIEVLLQNSSVTSELEVVWEGTRLQIVMDIANLLYAEAIQLQGDLEQLAQLPGEPTPGQNAKIIAVQPRLHDSLQTHLNAAITYYQWAQSRDQTYRSQIFLRQQLAFCHERLGQKSKALDYYNQLIRLFELHPNDLTPALTLVKHTTLFRQNNLRIEIKQLNKSN, encoded by the coding sequence ATGAACCCTACACGTCAAATTTTACTGTTAACCCTGTTGCTGGCGAGCGGCGTTTTGCACGCCGCCAAGCCCGCTGCCCCGCCTGCGCCGACAGCCATCAATGCCGATGCATTGGCCGCCAAAGAAGCTGTGCAGAAATTAGCCAATCGGCTTACTCCGTCGTTGCCCCCAATGCGCATCGGGATCCCCACTCCCATGGAGGAATACGGCCTGAGCATTGGCGATATCACGGTGACCCGTGTTTACAATCCACTCGGTCAACTGGCTTTAAATAAACATCTTCTGTTGAGCCGTCGGCTCAATCGGGTGACCAATCCGTGGGAAGAACTCGCGCCGGGCACCGCCATTGAAGTCGATGGCCGTAAAGCGGTGATCGTTCAAATTGAACCCGCTGCGGCGCCCAAAGATTTGGGTGCCGCCAATCTGCGGGTGACCATTCGTGCTCAGGAAATTGGCGGGCCAGAAATGAGGCTCACGTGGCAACAGGAATTACTCACCCTCAACCACCGTGTAGAGGCCAAGGAACGGCGCGGGATTGTCAATCGCGTCAAAAATGAATTACGCGTGGGTTCGCACCTGATTGTGGAGGGAAACCGCGCGATCATCACCGCCCTCTCGCTCACCGCGCTAGCCGGTGCCGCGCGCGAGGCCAACCCGCCCCACACACTCCGCGCCCGATACAGCGGCATCAGTAGCCCGCCCGGCGAGCTCACAGGCCAGGAAAACCGCGCTGAATCCCGTTCGGAACCCACCTGGCATTTCCTGCATAAACCCACCAGCGGCGGCGCCCATACCCAGCCACGAACGATGGCCGATAGCAGCATCCGAATGGTCACCTGGTCATTCGTCCAGCGCTCTGTGGATGGCAACCCCGATCCCGAAGGCGTCAAGCCCAGTGTAATAATTGTTCATCGTCGACGCGGTTTGGTAACGCGCATAGAGGCCCCCGTGGATGACCCCAACGTGGCGCGCATTGAAGCGCAATTTTCATTCGATGGCCGCGTGCTGAACCGCTCGTTCGATTGGCAACTCACCCGTAATGCCGCCCGAAACGTGCAGTGGGAACTCCGGCCGCATCCCTCGGAAACGTACGTGCTGATGTACGCCGTCAACGACCCCAACATTCGGTTCCAAGTCACTCCGCGCAGTTTGATCGAGGCCAACGAACGTGCCATGGCCAGCCTGCACTCCATGCGCAACCCCAATGCCGCCCGGCCGACTCTGGGGCATATTCCTAATTTCAGCACCAACTCCGTAGAACAACAACTCCGTATCCTCGATAACATTTACCAAAGCGATGCCTCACAAGTCATTAAAGGAGAAGCCAAACGACAGACCGTGATCACCCTCGCGCAACGTTATGAACGCCGGGCCATCCACAAAAAATCCCTCGCCAACGAACAAAAGTTAAGGGCGAAGATGGCATTGGCCGCCGCCCGCCATCTCGAGCTCAACGCCTGGGCTAACCAGCGCAAAGCCGATCTCCTGCGCTATCAATTACCCACGGCAGACCTTTCCGCGCTTGAGCTGGGTGCAGATCTGGCTCGGCCCAAGGATTTGGAAATGACGCTTACCACCATCGGCGATGCCGACCAAGCCGTGGCTGAATACGAACAAGCCACCCAAAGCAAGAGCCTCAGCGATAAGGCGCAGGATTACGCTGAGTTTTTCCGCAAAGCCCGGGTACAGGGAAACCGCGCCGATGAATTGCGCGCCGACGCCAAGAAACGCCGGGCGACAATCCACGATTACGAAAGCGAAACCACCCAGCTATACCTGCGCTCACTGAAGATGTGGCAGGAATACATCCTGCGAACCGAAGGCCTGCAGAAAGAAGAGCGCGGCCTCTTCGATCGCGGGCTGGTGGATAACCCGCTGCCACCGGATCCGCTCATCCCTGAAATCCTGCTACGCCAAGGCTGGATTTATCGTGAGCTGGGCCTTCCGGAAGAATCGGTGGACACATTTTTTGGCGTGCTTGCCTCTTCGATCAGGCAACAGGTGGACAACCTCGTACGATTCGATCGCATCAGCCTCGTGGCCCAAAGCCAGATCGCCAACGCTTATTACGAAGCACCCCAAAAACTTGAGGATTACCAACTTGCCGTCGAGAAGCTTCAAATAATTATGAAGCAACCTGCCGATGAACGCGCCGAAGATCACGAATTGGATCTCGAGCAAATTCAATTGCGCTACATGCGGGCGGTGTACAACGCCATCCGCGCCATTGACCGCCGCCTCACCCGCGACAACCGCCGCCTCAAAATGCTCTCAAACAGCACACTGGCCAGTGACAAACTGCAATCCCAGATTGCCGTTTTAGCGAAAGACCGCAACGAACACTGGCGCAGCCTCGCCGAACAATCCGCGCTATTCATCGAGCAATATACCAAGACGCTCTCCCGCCAAAGCGTCCGCTATGATGGCGAAGTACGATACTATAAAATTCTCGCCCATCAAGCCCTCGGCAACGAGCAGCACGTGCAACGCGAAATAGAAGTGCTGCTCCAAAACTCCTCCGTCACCAGTGAGCTTGAGGTCGTGTGGGAAGGCACGCGCCTGCAAATCGTGATGGACATCGCCAACTTACTTTACGCCGAAGCCATTCAGCTCCAAGGTGATTTGGAGCAACTTGCCCAACTCCCCGGTGAACCCACGCCGGGGCAAAACGCAAAAATCATCGCGGTGCAGCCGCGCTTGCACGACTCCCTGCAGACACACCTCAACGCCGCCATCACCTACTACCAATGGGCCCAAAGCCGTGATCAAACTTATCGCAGTCAGATTTTCCTCCGCCAGCAACTCGCCTTTTGCCACGAACGCCTCGGCCAGAAAAGCAAAGCGCTGGATTATTACAACCAACTCATCCGGTTATTTGAACTGCACCCGAACGACCTCACACCGGCATTAACTCTGGTAAAACACACGACCCTTTTCCGTCAGAACAATTTACGCATCGAAATCAAGCAACTCAACAAAAGCAACTGA
- a CDS encoding flagellar protein FlgN, translated as MNEALNNLIAALREEMTQYGELLALMQEQQELIINRSANELLINLHDVNQQVETIATHREQREAARRVLVQSVGGTEDTTFKQMTALLPEEYQPLLNALVEEINQLLQRIQTWVKQNHLLLKRSLDLMSKIMHTIFPTSSAAAQTYGRGGTVNPIAPPPSTLYEGLI; from the coding sequence ATGAACGAAGCTCTGAATAATTTAATCGCCGCGTTGCGCGAGGAGATGACCCAGTACGGGGAGCTGCTGGCGTTAATGCAGGAACAACAGGAGCTGATCATCAACCGCTCAGCCAATGAATTGCTGATTAATTTACACGACGTCAACCAGCAGGTTGAAACAATTGCCACCCATCGCGAGCAACGCGAAGCGGCACGCCGCGTGCTGGTGCAATCGGTCGGCGGCACGGAGGACACCACCTTCAAACAAATGACCGCGCTCTTGCCCGAAGAATATCAGCCGCTGCTCAATGCCCTCGTGGAAGAGATCAATCAATTACTGCAACGCATTCAAACGTGGGTGAAGCAGAATCATTTACTGCTCAAACGCTCGCTGGATTTGATGTCGAAGATAATGCACACCATCTTCCCCACCTCCAGCGCCGCTGCCCAAACCTACGGACGCGGCGGCACGGTGAACCCCATCGCGCCCCCGCCCAGCACCCTGTACGAAGGACTCATCTAA
- a CDS encoding tetratricopeptide repeat protein yields the protein MSGPDSPTLTPLQLGQRCREHGELAQAEAHLRSALEAEPALLPAHLELGLVQQMHEDWPAARECFEAAHALDASNPQILNAIGYCWQREGQFRKAITPWRQAVKLDANYAQVWQNLALAHEHLNELAEAIECHQQAVALQPEDANAHRLLGMAQLDFGLHDAARKCNARALELAPEDPEAHWQRFFLRALEGDFPDAWVDYEWRFKLPGRTTPDVAFEIPRWDGQPAHEGTLLLHAEQGFGDTLQMLRYLPRIAMRVRRVQLCAPRPLLPLLENVPSLNEVFAHVPQTPTADFHLPLMSLPGEFGDSLETFPNETPYLKAPAGHPVLPPRNGSRPRVGLAWRGSGSQPLDRRSLPDTALAVLREAEVDWFSLQPEGDAPEGFTDLSAQLTDFGATARVMDELDLVVSVDTAAAHLAGALGRPTWVLLSFAPDWRWLWTGDSSPWYPEARLFRQEQNEDWRPLIRRVLRALQELKA from the coding sequence ATGTCCGGGCCGGACTCCCCTACTTTAACCCCGCTGCAACTGGGCCAACGCTGCCGTGAACACGGTGAACTGGCGCAAGCCGAAGCACACTTGCGCTCCGCGTTGGAAGCGGAGCCCGCGCTGCTGCCCGCCCATCTCGAGCTGGGATTGGTGCAGCAAATGCACGAGGACTGGCCCGCCGCGCGCGAATGCTTTGAGGCCGCCCACGCGCTGGACGCCAGCAACCCGCAAATCCTCAACGCCATCGGCTACTGCTGGCAACGCGAAGGTCAGTTTCGCAAAGCCATCACACCCTGGCGGCAAGCGGTAAAACTGGATGCCAACTATGCCCAAGTTTGGCAAAATCTCGCGCTCGCCCACGAGCACCTCAATGAACTCGCCGAGGCGATCGAGTGCCATCAACAGGCCGTGGCGCTGCAGCCCGAAGACGCCAACGCGCATCGATTACTCGGAATGGCGCAGTTGGATTTTGGCCTGCACGATGCCGCGCGCAAATGCAATGCGCGCGCGCTGGAACTCGCTCCGGAAGATCCGGAAGCGCATTGGCAGCGATTTTTCCTGCGCGCATTGGAGGGCGATTTCCCCGACGCGTGGGTGGATTACGAATGGCGTTTCAAACTCCCCGGCCGCACCACTCCAGACGTAGCGTTTGAGATTCCCCGCTGGGACGGACAGCCCGCCCACGAAGGCACGCTGCTGTTGCACGCCGAGCAGGGCTTTGGCGACACGCTGCAAATGCTGCGTTACCTCCCGCGCATCGCGATGCGGGTGAGGCGCGTGCAGCTTTGCGCCCCGCGTCCGCTTTTGCCATTGTTGGAAAATGTGCCCAGCCTCAATGAAGTTTTTGCCCATGTGCCGCAAACTCCCACCGCCGATTTTCATTTGCCGCTAATGAGCCTACCCGGTGAGTTTGGCGATTCACTGGAAACGTTTCCCAACGAAACGCCTTATTTAAAAGCGCCCGCTGGCCACCCCGTGCTGCCGCCCAGAAACGGCTCCCGCCCGCGGGTGGGACTGGCGTGGCGCGGCTCAGGCTCGCAACCGCTGGATCGCCGTTCACTGCCCGATACAGCGTTGGCAGTGCTACGGGAGGCAGAGGTTGATTGGTTTTCACTGCAGCCGGAGGGCGATGCGCCAGAAGGGTTCACGGATTTATCAGCACAGCTCACGGATTTTGGGGCCACGGCGCGGGTCATGGATGAGCTGGATTTGGTGGTGAGCGTGGACACTGCGGCGGCGCATTTGGCCGGCGCGCTGGGCCGGCCAACGTGGGTGCTGCTTTCGTTTGCGCCGGATTGGCGCTGGCTGTGGACGGGGGATTCCAGCCCGTGGTATCCGGAGGCGCGACTATTTCGTCAGGAACAAAATGAAGATTGGCGACCGCTCATCCGCCGCGTGTTGCGGGCCTTACAAGAATTGAAGGCATAA
- the flgK gene encoding flagellar hook-associated protein FlgK, with amino-acid sequence MGGLGILGTMEMARNAMQTARQGAEISGNNLANASNPIYARQRVKITAAVAIPTDKGPQGSGAEVARIEQIRDYAIDKQLVEEKGVTAFLESKQRGLQMAESSLGQALDRQSVDAGDAYSTYGISEGVTDLFNSFQSLSASPTSTAERQTALYSAQKLTDKFRSVDRRLDELRNSLNKEVKADIVNANAKLEQVAYLASSIGNTELVEGAANEIRDVMQETLEQLAEYVNVTTTTNDDGEMSLFIAGEEFITDNVMTDVMKVVTDGNGYHSATTSEGTALNLTSGKVAGAIDARDGGVVDLRESLNTLASELITQVNALHTTGYDLSGNNDTTLNFFTGSGAADISVNSTLRDDARKLQLSASATEVGDNTIARALADKLKAPSANLNNMNYAEHYGNTVSSFGQELSLVNVQLNDQKAVQGMLQKQRDSVQGVSIDEEVANLVIFQRAFQASARLISTMDTLMGDVINMQR; translated from the coding sequence ATGGGCGGACTCGGAATATTAGGCACAATGGAGATGGCGCGGAATGCGATGCAGACCGCCCGCCAAGGTGCCGAGATTTCGGGCAACAACCTGGCCAACGCCTCCAACCCCATTTACGCGCGGCAACGCGTGAAAATTACCGCGGCCGTCGCGATCCCCACCGATAAGGGCCCGCAAGGTTCCGGCGCCGAAGTGGCGCGCATCGAGCAAATCCGCGATTACGCCATCGACAAACAGTTGGTGGAGGAGAAAGGCGTCACCGCATTTCTGGAATCCAAACAACGCGGCCTGCAAATGGCCGAATCAAGCCTGGGCCAAGCCTTGGATCGCCAAAGCGTGGATGCCGGCGATGCGTACAGCACATACGGCATCAGCGAAGGAGTCACGGATTTATTCAACTCCTTTCAATCGCTCAGCGCCAGCCCCACGTCCACTGCCGAACGCCAGACGGCGCTTTATAGCGCGCAGAAATTAACCGACAAATTCAGAAGCGTGGATCGTCGGCTGGATGAGCTGCGCAATTCGTTGAACAAAGAAGTCAAGGCCGACATCGTCAACGCCAACGCCAAGCTCGAGCAGGTGGCTTACCTCGCCTCGTCCATCGGCAACACAGAATTAGTGGAAGGCGCGGCTAATGAAATCCGCGACGTAATGCAGGAAACACTAGAGCAGCTCGCCGAGTACGTCAATGTGACCACCACCACCAATGACGACGGAGAAATGAGCCTCTTCATTGCCGGCGAAGAATTCATCACCGACAATGTGATGACCGATGTGATGAAAGTGGTCACCGATGGCAATGGCTACCATTCCGCCACCACCAGCGAAGGCACCGCATTAAACCTCACCAGCGGCAAGGTCGCCGGGGCCATTGATGCCCGCGATGGCGGGGTGGTGGATCTGCGCGAAAGCCTGAATACGCTGGCCTCGGAATTGATCACGCAAGTGAATGCCCTCCACACGACGGGCTACGATCTCAGCGGCAATAATGACACCACCCTGAATTTTTTCACTGGAAGCGGCGCGGCGGATATCAGCGTGAACAGCACATTGAGAGACGACGCACGCAAGCTGCAATTATCGGCCTCCGCCACCGAGGTGGGCGACAACACCATTGCCCGCGCGTTGGCTGATAAGCTGAAAGCGCCCTCTGCCAACCTGAATAATATGAATTACGCCGAGCATTACGGCAATACGGTGAGCAGCTTTGGGCAGGAACTTTCACTGGTGAACGTGCAGCTCAACGACCAAAAAGCCGTACAGGGAATGCTGCAAAAACAACGCGACTCGGTGCAGGGCGTTTCGATTGACGAAGAGGTGGCCAACCTCGTGATTTTCCAGCGCGCCTTCCAAGCCTCGGCGCGACTGATTAGCACTATGGATACCCTGATGGGGGACGTAATTAATATGCAACGCTAA